Within the Miscanthus floridulus cultivar M001 chromosome 17, ASM1932011v1, whole genome shotgun sequence genome, the region GTTGGCCCCATTGACCGGCCATGGCGCATCCCCTTCCTCACGACCCCGCGTCTTCCTTCGAAAAGGCCACCATTGCATCTCGCACCGAATACCATCACATCTCACACTAGACCCTTACCGCACCCTTGACCTGGCACCGGACCTTCACATGACAAATAGTGGAGGACGATTAGGAGAGAAGAGATCAAGAGGAGTGGAGAGAGGGGTCGAGGGAGCACACCTATTGTCATGGGGAGAAAAGAGGTGGGCGGTTGGCGGCCATTGACGCGACCACGAGCATAGGCTCCACCAGATCCGCGAGGAGGAGGCGCCTGGCTGGTTCCACTTGCTGTGGAGAGAGGAGAGGTGGGCGGTGTCTATGGGGAGATTGAAGAGAGATGGGCGACGATGGCGGGATGACGACTGCGGGAAGAATGAAGAATGAAGAACAGGGAAGTGGCAACTTGGAGATGGGTTAGGGTTTGTTATATGGACCATGCTTTGGTTGGGCTTTTTTCAGAGGCCGGCCTCTTAAGAGGCCAGCCTCTGAAAATAGGTTCGATTTTCAGAGGCGGGTCTCTTAAAAGGCCTATCTCTATTAATATGATTTTTAGAGACAGATGTCTCTGAAATTCACTCGTTATTTTAGGAGACCATCTTAACTTTTGCCTGCCTCTGTTAATCAAAATGCATGTCTCCTAAAATCTTTTTTGTGCTAGTGTAGTTAGCTCATTATAGTTGGCATAAGTAGGTCGAGATGACCGTGCAACAAGTTATACATCTCATTGCAATGCACGAACATATTTGCTAGTAGATATTGAAAGGAGAAAAAATTCTTCCCCGGTTTCTTGGTTCATCACTCTCTCCTCGAGTCATCTGTCCCCACTCCCTTGAGTATAAGAATTCTAGCCGGTTTTGTTAAGAGAAGTAATACATGATAAACTGGAGATAATATTCATGCTTAGTTTTCTGCCATGTCCATGACCTGAATCATAATCGTGCTCATATGAGTTAGAATAGCGCGCGTCCTGCCACGACACAGAATCCGATTCCAAGAAGTATTCAAAATAAATGACGCAAGTCAGTACGTTCCATTGCAACGTACCAACGTGTTCATATGTTTTTCCCCTAAAAAGGAGAAAGACCACCGTGAAGTACAGTTTATTAGTTTGAGGCTGATTCTTTGGTGGGAAAACGAAACAGAAggcaggcaaaaaaaaaaaaaaagtccacACACACAGGGTGTGCACCGGGGATCTAGATGCTAGAGATGAGACACTATGAGAGAGGGAGAGATCTAGAGAGAGACTTAGGGAGGAGGGAGTTGGTGGACGTTGGGAGTTGGGGGACCAGCATGCAATGTAAGGAACATTCCATTTCATCATATTCATATGAACTTTAGTTTGATCTCCTCTCCCACCAGTTAAATGTGCCCGTGCGTACAGGACCAAGCTACTCAAGAGCTTGCTCCTGGTGCTCAGTGCTCACTCCCTCTAGCTAGTGTAGACGTACAGTACGTGCACTAATCTGTAATCTCTATAAACTAAGTACACCCTCTAATCAAACACGTACATGCACCGGAAAGAACAAGAAGacagatgacgacgacgacgacgacgacatagCTCGTAGCCATGGAGactggagagagggagagaagctagctagctctagctctagctgTAGCTAAATTGATTGGGAGGGACGAGATCGATCATGTCAGTGTGTGCACTACTGCATGACATGCATCAAATTAAACAACTGATGACGACGACTAGCTAAGTGATTAATAATGGCCATTCATAGGTCGATCAGGCCACGTCGTGCTGCTCTTTCTTGAGCCCGCCGGGGAAGAGGTCCAGCGTCTTGAGCGGCCGGCAGAAggcagccggcggcggcgccacctCGAACCCCGGAGTCGTCGTCATGTCGACGGCGGTGGAGGCGGAGCTCACGACGACGTCGTCAAGCGCCACGCCGAAGTTGTCCAGCTTCCCCAGCGACGAGTACTCCGGCCGGCCGAGCGCCTCCGCCGCCGGCACAagccctcctcctccgccaccctgTGCGTCGTTGCATGGACGGATtagtatattatattatatatatagcgAGATAACTCTGGCGATGTGACGTGTAGATAGACGATAGTACGTACGTACTACTCGGTTCCTACCTGATGCTGATAGTGGAACTGCTGGGTCGTCGGCGACGGGGGAGTGGCGTTGCCGGCGCACCTGCTCGCCGGTGCAGCGGCAGCGAAGGGGTAGTAGTAGCCGTACGCCGCAGCGGCCGCTGCCACGGCAGCAGCCGGGGTGGGCGACGTCGACGGGGAGAGCAACTGATGATGCCCGTACGGCgcgaccggcggcggcgcggcggccaggAAGCCGCCGTGGTGCGCCGCGGCGGTGTAGTACTGGGCGCAGGAGAGGAGGTGGTGGCTCATGCAGAGCCTGCGGCGCAGCTTCTGGCGGTCCCGGGCCTTGTGGTTCTGGAACCAGTAGAAGACGTTCTTGCCCTCGATGCGGCCGTAGCAGGCGAGGTGCGCCGTGATGTGCTGGATCTGCGACGCGTTGGGCGTGCGCAGGCCGCCCCGGTACATCGCCTCcaggatcatcagctgctccgGCGTCGGGCACCACCGCGTCAACCCCGCCACCACCTGCGGCTGCGGCTGgccctgctgttgctgctgctgcgacGGCATGTCGTCGTCTACCTCGCTCGATCTGCCAACTACGTACTTCCAGCTAGGATTTGATGAGTAGCTATTTGTGTACGTGCTCGATGGATCGATAATCAATCAGTTCGTTGGTTTGTTTGCAAGCTGTCTGTGAATAAGCAAGCAAAGCTTGTTGTTTGTGGCTGGTTGGTTGGGTGTGTTGGGGAGAGACAAAATGGGTATACTAGGAGGGAGGAGGAACAGATGGATAGTTGGATGGATGGAGGTCCGATGAGGatcggaagaagaggaagaagcatatAATGGAGAGAGAGAGGCCGGGCCACTACTGCACTGCTTCCTTCTTCCTGTCTGcagtattatatatataataatggaTGCAGACACTACTATACATGCACACCAccattagagagagagagggagagggagagttgctacagtacctgtcacatcgaatgtttgcggcctgtgcatagagcattaaatgtagacgaaaagaaaaactaattgcacagtttggtgggaaattgcgagacgaacgttttaaacctaattagtcaatgtttggacactatttgccaaataaaaacgaaggtgctacagtagccccaaaatccaaataaaaacgaaggtgctacagtagccccaaaatccaaatttcgcgaactaaacaagggccgagAGGGACATGTGTACTGCAGCGACTGTTtatttagagagagagagagagagcagaggcaGAGCAGACGAGAGATGTGGCAAGCAATTGGCAATGGCATATTATGCAACAGAAGCAGCCTGTGTGCTGTTCATAGGTAAGGTACCGTGGCGAGTAGGTACTACTACTGTAGCGCCGTAATCAAAAGAATGAATGTGATAATCAAGAACGACTGTGTACTGTCGTATGGTGGATTTCCTGACCGATTAACACCACCGCATATCCAACATGTTTCGTACTACCGACAGCCCCGGCCTCCCATCCTCTCCTAGCTATTATCATATGTACAGGATGTATGTATGTATGATCCATGAACCGTTAGTTGTGATGGCCAATGGCTCCAGTTGTCATTATTTCAAACTTGTTTGCAAATACATCCAGCATGTTCGCGGGTTGATTTCAGAGCTTATCAGCTACAACCAATagtgttttcttctcacaacaaaccagtaccAGTTGAATTTATCAGCCTAGAAATCAATCAGCAAAGATCGTCTTAATTTGATGACAGGTGAACATACAAGAGGCAACAGTTCGATCAGTTCCTTGGCGTATTTATTATTGCTAGGATACACGTACGTACGTTGTGTCGTCGTTGATTTCGTGCTTGAACGAACGCGGCGAGCGTGGTACGTGTACTTGTACGTGTTATTTGGTCACTCGTGCTGCTAATAGCTACTCCTCTCGCTCACCAACACAACACAAACGTCAAGCGTCAGTAAAGTGGCTATTGTAGGTACTACGTGTAGCTAGACGATACTAGCTACTCCTACGTCGATCTGCTAGCTAGCTTAGCTTGTTCTAGCAAACGACgacataggccttgtttagttgagggccaaaatccaaaaagttgctacagtacctgtcacatcgaatgtttacggcccgtgcatggagcattaaatgtagacgaaaagaaaaactaattgcacagtttggtgggaaattgcgagacgaacgttttaagcctaattagtcaatgtttggatactatttgccaaataaaaacgaaggtgctacagtagccccaaaatcccaaattcgcgaactaaacaagggcatagATGGTGATCCGATTAGGCACCAGCTAGCATGCATGCATTACAGTAACAAGTATATAGagtgtgtttggttctttagtcgtttGTAACATctaatatttagatactaataagaagcattaaatatagattaattataaaaccaattacatagatgtaggttaatttgcgagacgaatttttaagcctaattaatccgtcattagcacatgtttactgtagtaccacgttgtcaaatcatggactaattaggcttcaaagattcgtctcgtaaattagtcacaagttgtgtaattagtttcgtaattagtctatatttaatactctgtgCATATATGCatgtatctaaatatttgatgtgatagaaATTTTTAAAAGGTACTATAGAAACCAAATAGACCCTCTGAGACGATAAACCAGAGATGATCTCACAGTTGTGCATGGACGGACGGTCGACCACACTAGAAGCTAGTGCAGTAGGAGTACATTATTCCTATCTGTATCCTGCAACTGTATGCAAGGCTGCCTGCGAGTGCCTTGAATATAGGTTACTGGTGCAGAGTTATTTAGCACGTCGTGTCGTGTCTTCATTCTGATTCTGGCCCGCCCGGCCTctcgctgctgctgctctctgcaTGCATCTGCCTCTGCCTGCTCATCCTTCAGAAAAAAGAAGCCCATCAGTGGTGACTCTTCAGACAGAGATAGAGAGGGAGAAGACCTCAAGGGCATGCACTACATGCGTGCATTTAAGGGGAGAATCTGCCTAGGATTTCGGTCGACGACCACACCAGTAGGTGCGCGTTTAGTTCGGCAACTTTGGAGGTCCAAATTTTACACAGTAAAAGATTTCTCACTATAGTATTTTATTTGTATTTATAAATTATTATCCAAACATtgattaattagtcttaaaagattcgtctcgcaaagttaaagcaaactatgcaattagtttttaattttgtctatatttagtactccatgtatgtaccgtaaatttgatgtgacgaaaaatcttatttttacatagtgccaaaatTAGGAGTTTGGGGGAACTAGTTGGAGCCCAGGAAAAAGAGAGCTTGCATTGCTCTTGCACAGTTGTTGCCGTTGCAGCAATGGGAAACCGGGGAATTATGAGGTGATGATGGCCCCGCCCCTGCATGCCCTTCCAGCCTCCCCTTCCTTCGTGTCTGGCTCATGGCTCTCGTCAGGACACTTCACAATGgtgcgtgtttagttcgtgaattttaGAAATTTGGTTATCGTagtatttttgtttgtatttgtcaattagtgtttcatcatgaattaattaggctcaaaacgttcgtctcgcaattttcaactaaactatgtaattagttttttttttttgtctatatttaatgctctatgcatatCACAATATTGGATACGGTGACTACTGTAGCGTTTTTAAAAAACTTTTGGGGCCTAAGCGAGCAGTTGCTTGCGATGCGTCGTGATGCGTGCCTCCTCTCGGCTAGTGGCCTAGTACTAGTAGCTAGCTGGACTGCTGGGTATATGTGTCCTTGCCGAGTGGCGCTTTTGGAGCAGGGGAAACTGCAGCGGATCAGCAGAATTCAGTGAGTAATTACTGTGGATGAAAATAGTACGGATATTTTTTTCGATCGTATTCGGAActaaatccgtttagaggggttgagatctgtccatatccgagttcggatatccaacatccgataccgtatccatatccaaatactcaaatcgcatatttatgatgtcgatatctagttgtattctatccgacatagttgacactatccgtattcgaatccgaatccggacagaaatataaaaacaaatgtaatatcggtgatatccgtccgtattcgATCCGTTTTCGTCTTCCTTTTTGTATTTCCTGCATTCCTTACCTATACGGCTATACGCCTATACCTATACGCTACTGTATACTCCTATACTCCTACGTAGCAGCTAGTCCATCTCGATACCCCCTCCTATACTCGATCCTGTGTCATGTACGTATGTATTATATACGGAGTATTATGTATAGTGTATGTACTCCTATATGGTGAAGCTAACTGTACCTCACATCATTTACTAGTGTTTGCTCTTTTCAATCCCTTCCATGCTCGCAGTACTGCGGCAAATAAAAGAGTTGAGAGACTTTAATTTGTCCAAGGCCTAAAATAAAGGTGGTATCCAATGGTGTTATAACAACTTAAGCATTTGTTTATATACTTGTTAAGGCCATCCTTGCTTTGTGTTTTTTTCGAACCAGTAACAACATGTTCTTCTGATATTTCCACCATGATAAATATAAGGTATTAGAACATTCAAAATTTGTCATGAATTATAAGTGACTAGCTAGCGAAACAACGGGTGCCCCCGCACGGCCGAGAAAATATGAAGCATTAAAATTTTTATTATGAATAAATTTATTActtcatccattccaaattataagacgtttttagtttttctagatatatcACATTTGCTGAGCCGGCGGTCCGGCTCTGCGAGGATCAATGAAGATAGTGTCTTGGAACTACCGGGGTCTGGGCAACCGCCCGGCGGTTCAGGGCCTTCTGGATTTGCAGAAGGCTGAGAGTGCGGACATTCTTTTCTTGTCAGAAACAAAATTGGACAAGAGGAGGATGGAAAGGTTTAAGTGGGTGTTGGGTTTGGGAAACCTGGATACGGCTCTTGCTAACGAGTCTTGGAGGGAGAAATTCCCCCACTGTTTTCGTCCAAAACAGGGATCCTCGACATTTTGACCATAGACCAGTAATCATCTCAACGATGAGACATGAGGAGAGGGGGCTGGGAGGAATGAGACCTGCTTTTGAAGCCGGTTGACTGGAAGAGGAGAATTATGAGAGTGTTGTGAAGgagggtgtcggtgtttcgagtaaacataaatgagtaaatttgtattattgcacgtTGGACCctgatggtgtgctaaaagacacaaggtttatactggttcaggcagaatgtccctacgtccagtttgaggctgctgctcgtgttattagcactgaaaaattcgcagtaggggttacaaacaggcgagagagggacaagtcccaagtctctaatggaaaggtcaaatgggcgctgagagcttggttgctactcagctgtgtgttatgtgatgtgtggtgtgttgaatcgatcggTCCCCTtatggggtgccctgccttcccttttatagaccaaggggaagtagAGATTAcatatgggagaaagaagaaaaaccagaggcaaagaaggtccttcgaaggtaccgggtcttccttttcctctgagtgaGCCCTACTGACACGGCAGACGGTGCTAGGGATAGATCCATGCTGGGCGTCTGTCCGCTAATGATGCCATGCTCTAGCTTGActagcaagtggtcatgtcccatcctgccCCGGCGGGCGGCGCGACGGACCAGGGTCTTGATCCGTGACCCTACTATGAGCAGACGGCACAGTGACCGCACGTCCATCACTGTAGAGGATGTGAGTCtcctcctggaccgtagtggttgtcatattctTCCGTTAGGATCCACGCGccgagggcaaatggcggcgcccacaatattataagacaaatgtcggcgcccacaacactgtccgGGCTCTAACATGCCCAGAACGGCCTTAAAGCccccgtcttgtcatatcctgacggtaccttcgtACAGgcatacagggtatggtcctcggtattgcggttaactggagtgccctgccttatctgcgcacgtagttatgaaggagcagcgcgcagacgtcgggcgaggcggagccagccccaagacatcgggcgaggcggagccagcccccggacgtcgggcgaggcagagtttgtccctagatgtcgggcgaggcgaagctagcccctagatgtcgggcgagacagagcctacccccagacgtcgggcgaggcggagccagcccctagacgtcgggtgaggtggagtttgtccccagacgtcgggcaaggcggagtctgcccttagatgTTGGTCAAGGCAGAGCCACCCCTCGAGAGTCAGCCTAGGGCAgggcccatggtctcggtggaCGGACAAGGAGTCACCCGACAAGcagtgtagtcgcgctcttgatcaCGCAGATGAATCAACATTCgacggtcattagctcctcctctttgggtaccctaatattggtccctgatagtagcccccgagcgattcaagtagaattgcctaggggattttttgactcaccaatgggtgcgcgcgagtgcacccagtgggtgtagcccccgagcctacggaggagtaggatactcctttgaAGGGTTTTCTGAAAGAGAGGATTCCAAGAGCCCTGGCCCTCTATTGTTTCCCACGGCGTGCCCTGAAGATGGTGATTTCTTGCTCATCGAGGTCGGACCCTTTGCATGTATggtcgtgagatttggtggttgttTAGCCGGACAGCTCAATTGGGATCCtggtatcccgttcgtggggatccGGTCAGGGTTAGCACGGCTAAGACTCGATCGCGTCCGAGACTCCTGTGAAGCTTgtgcgcctgagttttggccgATCACGGGCCCATCCTTTATCGTAAGGGTGCCTTGGGATGGCCGTCAAAACCATTGATGGGCCAtccctcgaactcctaggcccagcCGGGCCAAAGGAACACTTTTTGACCCATATCCTTTTGCTagtaaagagtcctggtctgcccgGGGAGGCGAAACGTCTAGCGCAATTTcagagggaaaggatagggattgggggCACATATCCCGCGACGTGACGTGGTGGCGGATCGTGGCAGGTGCAgagatctaggtggatggttgccttcctcgcatttgtcgcccctataaaaccaaagagtTCGCTCCTAGGTTTTTGTACTTTGCCTCCTAGCCTTTGCATATACAACCTCCGCCGCTAATCGCCTAAGTCTCCCACATCCATGTCTTAGCCATCGTCGAATTCACATCCACCCACCCCAATCCTCTAATGGAGCCATGATGCTGCTCTGATATCACCCtccagcgcctggagggcctcgttcgccgcGGTCTTCTTTACGCTCCAACTAccgccgaggagtggtggctgctcGATGATGAGGACGCACCGtcgccgcccgatggctatgtcatgtccttcgctcacttccatgagcgaggATTCACCACCCTCGCCCACAAGTTTCTTCGAggattgctgcactactacaaggtagagctgcagcaccttaatcccaatggaaTCCAACACATTACGGTGTTCatcaccctatgtgaggggttcctagggattagtccccactttgacctatggtggtacttcttcgccatcaccctcctgaagaagcgggagaagaatCAGAATTTGaacatgccgatgggatgcgccagcATTCAACTCCGCAACAACCAGGTCAGCGAGTACCCGccgatgcgtctgtcgacctccaacaaggggtgtcaTTCACATTGGTTCTACATTAAGAATGACACAGCCGTCCCCTTGCCAATGTTCCCCAGGCGGCTCATCGATGAGGTCTTGGAATCGTGCAGGAGGTGGGGGTCCTGGAGAAAGACAAGAACAGAATCTAGGACCATCTCACCTCCATCTGAATActaaaggagaggggtgtgaaggggtcggggatcatcggtgcctaccacacatggagggtggcgccgctgatgaggcACGTGCTTCCCCTGCACATGATGGCACCTGGGGTGTCCCTCGATGAGACGACGCTCACagagggagcgctctccccctttgaggtggcgcagcgcatcaaggaggcaatggagcctccGCGGAATGACGCCGACGTTGTCCTCATTTTCGTTTATCTATTGCTGAGGCACCCCCCGATACAACCAGAACCGGGGTATATCGCcttcgtaagttttctttcctcATGCCTCCTTTTCGATTGAACTCCTGACctcttgatgctgatattgagatagggggaccAGCCAAAGAAACTCATCCTTATGGATCACCTGGCTCCGCTACCGAAGGACCTGGGCATGACGGCGGCCAACTGCGCCGAGGCCAAGCGGCAgcggaaggcaaaggaggacaagaggaggaaGAATCAGCAGAAGTTGTGGGCACTGGAGCGAGGGGAGGACATGAATAGtgaagatgatgacgatgaggaaggTGATGAGGTAGTTGCTGACACCGAGTGGGATGACATGGAGAGTGAGGATATGCTGATAGGTATCCACTCGtgcatgcagggacccttcccattccacgaaAGGGAAGGTGCGTCTATGAGGCTGAAGGAGACGGGCTAGACCATCGGTTCGCCCTCAGAACCATCAAGGGAGGGCAGATCTGCCACCGCGCCTAAGGTGCCAGCGGAGGGGAGTGGCCCCGCCACTACGCCTCTAGAGCTAGCAAGGGCGGGTAGATCTGCCGCCACACCTGAGGTGccgatggaggggggtggctTTGCCGCCGTGCCCCTAGATGCAAGGGAGGCAAGCCCCTCTGCCCGGGAGTAGGTGGCGGGCTCAAAACATCCCTGCCCTGATGAAGTGGAGCAAGGAGCTAGGGTTCATCCCCTAAACGTATCCTCCACCCGACAGCGCCGATGTAAGTCATTGACTCCTTTGTTTTATCTGTTTTCAGCATGACTGATGCCCTTTGTTTCTCGTAGCGTCCTGAGACAGGGTACTTCTTTGGcgttggcgcccaagaagagtgtcgCCCTTTTGGTGAGGTGAGAGCCATCGGCTGTTGTCACACCAGTCTTGGGCGGGAGCGGCGCCGCCGGCGTTGCTACCTCATTGGCTGGTCAGGCGCTGCCTGCGGCGGTTCTCATGCCCTCGAAGGGATAGGAGAACAAGGGGACTCAACGGATGCCCTCGGAGGTTGTTACGTAGCCAGTGATGGAGGTGATCCTGCTGCTGACGACGAGGCAGACGGAGCTACCGGTTGCGCATATGGCGTCGACCGTGGTGGATGTGACACCACCTATCAAGGCCCCGGCGatgcaggtggaggtggtagTGGCTTCAATGGGTGACCCACAGCCGGACGCCACCATGGTGACACCCGAGGTGGTGGTGCAATCCACGCCACTATTGGCCCAGGTGACGGCACCCGATGCGGGCCGGATGGAGGGGGATGCGGCCGAGGGGCCCTCGACCATTATGGCAGTGGCAGAGAGGACCGGTGGGGAGCCGCTGCTAGCCCTGATGTCGGGGGGCATCTGCTTGCCTGCATGAGATGAGTCCCTACTCTGGTGGGTGAATCCACAGGACTCGTCGTCACACTCTTTACCCTCGATGATGCTACCAagagcatggagcgagagagtCTCGACAAGAGGATTATAGCCGTGCTGGAAGCTCTAAATCATGCCAGGGGTGCCCTGCACGGTGTCGTCGTTCCCATTGGCTAGGTATTCACTTAGTCTAGCTTCTCGccatcttctttcttcatgtatttttgtgttctggCCATCATCTTTTTTCAGTCTTTTATCGCTCGCAGCCGGGAGAAATCCCAGTTCCTTCACGAGCATAAGGAGGAC harbors:
- the LOC136514779 gene encoding putative WUSCHEL-related homeobox 2; translated protein: MPSQQQQQQGQPQPQVVAGLTRWCPTPEQLMILEAMYRGGLRTPNASQIQHITAHLACYGRIEGKNVFYWFQNHKARDRQKLRRRLCMSHHLLSCAQYYTAAAHHGGFLAAAPPPVAPYGHHQLLSPSTSPTPAAAVAAAAAAYGYYYPFAAAAPASRCAGNATPPSPTTQQFHYQHQGGGGGGLVPAAEALGRPEYSSLGKLDNFGVALDDVVVSSASTAVDMTTTPGFEVAPPPAAFCRPLKTLDLFPGGLKKEQHDVA